One window from the genome of Prosthecobacter vanneervenii encodes:
- the rpoN gene encoding RNA polymerase factor sigma-54 yields the protein MADHGLQQLQTQKLAIGPQMQQSLQILQAPTLELRQIIQQEIEVNPVLELEAPETSIQDAIPDDPDDRSTDDSDIDALTQMDDEWREYWQQSRQQTATRRSDDQERWQFLMDSIVAQTTLQEHLLSQLHTSDAKPAVAEQVEFLIGNLDDRGFLNTRIDDLSLQHSIPIDSLQTAKKLLQSFDPVGVGSEDLRECLLVQLERLGKKQSLAWRLVDQYIDDLANKRYPILARKLGVPLEQISRAADFISTLDPRPAQRFSVSSNNYVTPDVVVERQGGEWVAVMTNDDLPHLRISNTYKDLLSQPSNNGEVRNYVRDKIRSGKFLIRSIHQRQQTIHRIATQILKYQREFLEKGTNFLRPLNMATVADEVGVHETTVSRAIAGKYIATPHGVFDMKFFFSHGVKTESGDDLSNTSVKNAIAELIKNEPKHKPLSDDKLAKMLDGQGIKVARRTVAKYREALGILPSHLRKSFS from the coding sequence ATGGCCGACCACGGACTCCAGCAGTTACAGACACAAAAGCTCGCCATCGGGCCTCAGATGCAGCAGAGCCTGCAGATTTTGCAGGCCCCCACCCTGGAGTTGCGTCAGATCATCCAGCAGGAGATCGAGGTGAATCCCGTGCTCGAACTCGAAGCACCCGAGACCTCCATCCAGGACGCCATTCCCGACGATCCAGATGACCGCAGTACGGACGACAGCGACATCGACGCCCTGACGCAGATGGACGATGAGTGGCGCGAATACTGGCAGCAGAGCCGCCAGCAGACCGCCACTCGCCGCAGCGACGACCAGGAGCGCTGGCAGTTCCTCATGGACTCCATCGTGGCGCAGACCACGCTGCAGGAGCACCTGCTCTCCCAGCTCCACACCTCCGACGCCAAGCCCGCCGTGGCAGAGCAGGTGGAGTTTCTCATCGGCAATCTCGACGACCGCGGCTTCCTCAACACCCGCATCGACGACCTCAGCCTCCAGCACTCCATTCCCATCGACTCCCTGCAGACCGCCAAGAAGCTGCTGCAGAGCTTTGACCCCGTGGGCGTGGGCTCCGAGGACCTGCGCGAGTGCCTGCTCGTCCAGCTCGAGCGCCTCGGCAAAAAGCAGAGCCTCGCCTGGCGGCTGGTGGACCAGTACATCGACGACCTCGCCAACAAGCGCTACCCCATCCTGGCCCGCAAGCTGGGCGTGCCGCTGGAGCAGATCTCCCGCGCGGCGGACTTCATCAGCACGCTTGATCCCCGCCCCGCGCAGCGCTTCTCCGTCTCGTCCAACAACTACGTCACCCCCGACGTCGTGGTGGAGCGCCAGGGCGGCGAATGGGTGGCCGTGATGACCAACGACGACCTGCCGCACCTGCGCATCAGCAACACGTACAAGGACCTCCTCTCCCAGCCCAGCAACAACGGCGAGGTGCGCAACTACGTGCGCGACAAGATCCGCAGCGGCAAATTCCTCATCCGCTCCATCCATCAGCGCCAGCAGACGATCCACCGCATCGCCACGCAGATCCTCAAATATCAGCGCGAGTTTCTGGAAAAGGGCACCAATTTCCTCCGCCCCCTCAACATGGCCACCGTGGCCGATGAAGTGGGCGTGCATGAGACGACCGTGAGCCGCGCCATCGCCGGCAAGTACATCGCCACACCACATGGTGTGTTCGACATGAAGTTCTTCTTCTCCCACGGCGTGAAGACCGAATCCGGCGACGACCTCAGCAACACCAGCGTCAAAAACGCCATCGCCGAGCTCATCAAAAACGAGCCCAAGCACAAGCCCCTGAGCGACGACAAGCTCGCCAAAATGCTCGACGGCCAGGGCATCAAAGTCGCAAGACGCACCGTGGCCAAGTACCGCGAGGCACTCGGCATCCTGCCAAGTCATCTACGGAAGTCGTTTTCGTAA
- a CDS encoding phospho-sugar mutase, with product MSLADQLQAAAASGQLLPASLDNIRALLAASENPLYRASIEELASAGQWAELNDRFFQALKFGTGGLRGRTVGKVVTKAERGSAPEDQRPDAPCVGTNAMNFYNVSRATRGLVTYIKNYRANAKLGGKPSIVFAHDTRHFSAEFAKFCAKIATDCGANVYLFDGCRATPEMSFAVRQLRADAGVMLTASHNPPHDNGYKVNFNDGAGIVEPHATGIIKEVNAIKGEDYEALPEAERGQITTLGDDMDQQYLARVETMMLQPELLKKEEAKKLKIVFTALHGTGGVLVPVLLKKLGFTFLTVPEQDVRDGRFPTVKSPNPENASALKMAVDLANKEGADIIIGTDPDCDRMGVGVRDSKGEMVLLTGNQVGSLMAWYRTKTMFDLGILTAANKDRAVLLKTFVTSPLQDAIAAKFGVGCVNTLTGFKWISSKLAKYEAALPADIQARYRDLNNVESRAARLQHSKFLIFGGEESYGYMGDDFSRDKDGNGAVVMFAELAAYAASLGLTVAGLLDQVYAEVGYFLERNESKVFEGATGAAQITRLADSYGSNPPKEVDGSAVVNVRDFRKDEIKDEEGDVVLKEKMLFVDLADGRSFAVRPSGTEPKIKYYMFGRSLPAAGQKLSADELAAAKAKVSAGLASMWAWLDKDIDARLAE from the coding sequence ATGTCCCTCGCTGACCAACTCCAAGCCGCCGCCGCCTCCGGGCAACTCCTCCCCGCCAGCCTCGACAACATCCGTGCCCTGCTCGCCGCCAGCGAAAATCCGCTCTACCGCGCGAGCATCGAGGAGCTGGCCAGCGCAGGCCAGTGGGCCGAGCTGAACGACCGCTTTTTCCAGGCACTGAAGTTTGGCACCGGCGGCCTGCGCGGACGCACGGTGGGCAAGGTGGTGACCAAGGCGGAGCGCGGCAGCGCCCCCGAAGACCAGCGCCCGGACGCCCCCTGCGTGGGCACCAATGCGATGAACTTTTACAACGTCAGCCGCGCCACCCGCGGGCTGGTGACTTACATCAAAAACTACCGCGCCAATGCCAAGCTGGGCGGCAAGCCGAGCATCGTCTTTGCACACGACACCCGCCACTTCTCCGCAGAATTCGCCAAGTTCTGCGCCAAGATCGCCACAGACTGCGGTGCCAATGTTTATCTCTTCGACGGCTGCCGTGCCACGCCCGAGATGTCCTTTGCCGTGCGCCAGCTGCGTGCCGATGCGGGCGTGATGCTGACCGCCTCCCACAACCCGCCGCATGACAACGGCTACAAGGTGAACTTCAACGACGGCGCAGGCATCGTGGAGCCCCACGCCACTGGCATCATCAAAGAGGTGAACGCCATCAAGGGAGAAGACTACGAGGCCCTGCCTGAGGCAGAGCGTGGCCAGATCACCACCCTGGGCGACGACATGGACCAGCAGTACCTCGCCCGTGTGGAAACGATGATGCTGCAGCCCGAGCTGCTGAAGAAGGAAGAAGCCAAGAAGCTCAAGATCGTCTTCACCGCACTGCATGGCACCGGCGGCGTGCTCGTCCCCGTGCTGCTCAAGAAGCTGGGCTTCACCTTCCTCACTGTGCCGGAGCAGGACGTGCGCGACGGCCGCTTCCCCACCGTGAAGTCTCCGAATCCGGAAAACGCCTCCGCTTTGAAAATGGCCGTGGATCTGGCCAACAAGGAAGGCGCGGACATCATCATCGGCACCGACCCCGACTGCGACCGCATGGGCGTGGGTGTGCGCGACTCCAAGGGCGAGATGGTTCTCCTGACCGGAAATCAGGTGGGCTCCCTCATGGCCTGGTACCGCACCAAGACCATGTTTGACCTCGGCATTCTCACCGCAGCCAACAAGGACCGCGCCGTGCTGCTCAAGACCTTTGTCACCAGCCCGCTGCAGGATGCCATCGCCGCCAAGTTTGGCGTGGGCTGCGTGAACACCCTCACCGGTTTCAAGTGGATCAGCTCCAAGCTGGCCAAATACGAAGCCGCACTGCCCGCAGACATCCAGGCCCGCTACCGCGACCTGAACAATGTGGAAAGCCGCGCCGCGCGCCTGCAGCACAGCAAGTTCCTCATCTTCGGCGGCGAGGAAAGCTACGGCTACATGGGCGATGACTTCAGCCGCGACAAGGACGGCAACGGCGCCGTGGTCATGTTTGCCGAGCTGGCCGCCTACGCCGCCAGCCTGGGTCTCACAGTGGCCGGTCTGCTGGACCAAGTGTACGCCGAGGTGGGCTACTTCCTGGAGCGCAATGAGAGCAAGGTCTTTGAAGGCGCCACCGGTGCCGCGCAGATCACCAGGCTGGCCGACAGCTACGGCAGCAATCCGCCCAAGGAGGTGGATGGCTCCGCCGTGGTCAACGTGCGCGACTTCCGCAAGGACGAGATCAAGGATGAAGAAGGCGATGTGGTGCTGAAGGAGAAGATGCTCTTCGTCGATCTCGCCGATGGCCGCAGCTTTGCGGTGCGCCCCTCCGGCACCGAGCCGAAGATCAAGTACTACATGTTTGGCCGCAGCCTGCCTGCCGCTGGCCAGAAGCTGAGCGCCGACGAGCTCGCCGCTGCGAAGGCCAAGGTCTCCGCCGGTCTCGCCTCCATGTGGGCCTGGCTGGACAAGGATATCGACGCCCGCCTGGCTGAATAA